The sequence GCCGACGCCGAACAGACCGGTCAACACGCCGACGGCCGCACCGGCGCCGATCGACTTGGGCAGGCAGGAGCGCCAGTCGATGCCGCCGCCGGGAAGGGCGCACGCCCCGCCCAGCCGGTCGCCTCCGGCCAGCATCCGCCAGCCGGCCGCCACCATGAGCGCGGCGAAGCCGAGCAGGACGGCCTGGTCGGGCAGGAGGCGGTTCAGGGCGGCGCCGCCGAAGGCGGCCACCGCTCCGGCGGCGCCGAAGACGCCGGCGATCCGCCAGCGCACCTGCCCGGCGTGGACGCGGGGCAGTGCGGCCGTGGCCGAGGAGATGCCCACGACCAGCAGGGACGCCGGAACCGCCGAGGCCAGCGGCAGGCCCGCCCCGTAGACGAGGGCGGGGACGGCGAGGATGGAGCCGCCGCCGCCGAGCAGCCCCAGCAGGATGCCGATGAGAGCACCGAGGACGAGCGCGGTCAGCATGTCCTCATCTCCCTGGCGGACATGGACTTCGGGTCATGCGCGGTCCGAGGCCAGGGCGCTCAGGACGGCGTCCATGTCGCACTTCGGCCCGCGGTTGTAGGGGAGCCTGGACAGGGCCATCCCCATGGCGCAGGTGTTGGACAGGGCGGCGAAGGCGAGGCCGCCGCCGATGCCCGCGGCGAGCCACTTGGCGCGCGGGACGGTCGTGCTGGCCAGGACCGAGCCGAGCACGATCGAGCCGGCGACCAGGCGGACCTGGCGTTCCAGGCCCCAGCGGGAGCGTCCCGCGGCGACCGGCCGGCCCGCGGCCTGCCAGGCGCCGATGCCGCCGTGCAGGACGCGCAGGCCGGGCAGGCCCGCGGTCGCCAGCGCCTGCGAGGCCTGGCCGGCCCGCTGCCCGGAGCGGCAGACGAGCACCACCTGCTCGTCGAGGTGGGCGCGCAGTTCGGCGCGGTGCTCGCGCAGCAGGTCGAGAGGCACGTTGTAGGAGCCTCGGATGTGGCCGGTCTCGAACTCGCCCGGCGTCCGGACGTCGATGAGCCGCGGCCGGTCATCTGAGTCCAGGAGTTCGCGCAGGGCGGGGACGTCGACGGTGGGCGAGGTGGTCACGAAGTGTTCTCCCGCGTGTCGTGGTGATGGGGGGTCGGTGCTGGTCGGTGCGGGTCAGTGGTCGGTGATGGTGAGGCCCGCGGGCGCGGCTTCGGCGTAGGCGTCGTCGATGTGCACGGTCCGGTGTCCGGCCCGCTGGAGCAGGCTGGTGGCGGCGGCGGCCCGGTAGCCGGAGCCGCAGTGCACCCAGATGGTTCCGTCGGGCAGTTCGCCCAGCCGGGCGGTCAGCTCGGGCAGCGGGATGTGGACGGCGCCCTCGATGTGTCCGGCCCTCCACTCGTTGGTCATGCGCACGTCCAGCACGACGTCCGGCGCGGGCAGGTGCCGGGGGAGGCGGCCGGAGCGGACGGCGGCCAGGTCGGTGAACGTCGCGACGGGCGTCGCCCGCAGCCGGGCGGCGTCGCCGCCGGCCCACTGCTCGGGCTCCCCGGAGGAGGCCGCGGCCGGGCGGTCGATGCCGATGCGCGCCAGCTCCCGCTGGGCGGCGGCGATCTGCTCGGGGCCGTCGCCGAGCAGGGTGAGGGGCGCGCCCCACGGCGCCAGCCAGCCGAGCCACGTCGCCATCGCGCCGTCCAGGCCGAAGCTGAGGGTCCCGGCCAGGTGCCGCTGGGCGAAGGCCTTGCGGGAGCGCAGGTCGACGACCCATTCCCCGGCCGCGATGCGGTCGCGCAGCTCGGCGGGGTCGGCGGTCCGGGCGGGAGTGAGGTCGAGCAGGCCGGCGCCGGCGCTGTTGCGGACCCCCATGTGCGCGTAGTAGGCGGGATAGGCGTCGAGCCCGTCCAGGGTCTGGGTGACGAAGTCGTCGGCCTCCAGCCGCAGCGCCGGGTTGGCCCTCCGCTCCCGGCCGATGGTCGAGGACGCGGCGTCGGACTGGCTCGCCGAGCAGAAGCTTCCGAAGCCGTGCGTGGGCCAGACGTGCGCGCCGTCGGGCAGCTGGTCGGCCAGCCGGCGCGCCGACGCGTGCTGCCGCTCGGCGAGCAGGTGGGCGTGCTCGGAACCGAGGAGGTCGGTGCGGCCGGTGGTGCCGAACAGCAGCGACCCGCCCGTGAAGACCCCTTCCGGTCCGTCGGGACCGGACAGGATGTAGGACACGTGGTGGAAGGTGTGCCCGGGGGTGGCCACGGCGCGGATGCACAGCGCGTCGGAGAGGGCGACCTCGTCGCCGTCGGACAGCGCGGTCCGCTCGAACTCGACGCCCTCGTCGGACGAGAGCAGGTATGCCGCTCCGGTCGCCCTGGCCAGCGCCAGCCCGCCGGAGACGTAGTCGTTGTGCAGGTGGGTCTCGGCCACGTGCGTGATGCGGACGTCCAGCCGCCCGGCCAGCGCCAGGAAGCGGTCGATGTCGCGCTGCGGGTCGACCACCAGCGCCACCCGCCCGTCGTGGGCGAGATAGCTGCGGTCGCCCAGGGACGAGGTCTCGACTACCTGGACATCTACCATCTGCGTTCACTCCTTATACCCCGGGGGTATCCGTCGGTCAGATCGCGGCCATGGTCGTACCCCCTCATCGCCCGATGAGGGGAGGCCCTCCCGCCGTCTTCAGGAAAGGGCGAGGAAGAGTTTCTCCAGGCGCTCGGCGCTGATCGGCGGCTTCTCGCCGCGGTCGGCCGCCGCCTGGCAGTGCCGCAGCCCGGTTGAAATGATCTTGAAGCCGGCCCGGTCGATCGCCTTGGACACCGCCGCCAGCTGGGTCAGCACCCGCTCGCAGTCGTCGGCGTTCTCGATCATCGAGATCACCCCGCCCAGCTGGCCGTGCGCCCGCCGGAGCCGGGTCAGCGCGTCCGCCAGGGCGGTCGCGTCCATCTCCAGATGCTCCTCCACCTTCCACCTCCGGCGCCCAACATACCCCAGGGGGTATCCGCCTGTGCGTGAGGTACCTCACCTGGCCCCGGGACTTCCGGCAGGACCTTCGGCTCTACCTGCGGAGACTCCCGAAATCGAAACTGGGGCCAAGCGAGGAACCGCCAGCAGAGGAGGTGGCACCGATGAGCGAGATGCTGGTCGTCCACCGGGAGGACGACGCCTTCGCGGTGATCGTCCGCGACCACGTGATCCACGTGGACCAGCCGTACATGGGGGGAGGAATGGACGCCGGGCCGACGCCGGTCGAGTTGTTCGTGGCGTCCCTGGCCGCGTGCACCGCGCACCACGCCCGGCGCTACCTGAAGGCGCGCTGCCTGCCCGCGAACGGGCTGGAGGTCGCCGTCGAGTACGCGATGAGCCCGGAGGGCCCCGCCCGGGTGTCGCACGTGGAGCTGCGCCTGCGGCCTCCCGTCCGGCTGCCCGACCGGGACGTGGGAGGCCTGATGGCGGCCGTCATGGCCTGCACCGTCCACAACTCGATCCTCGACACCCCGCGCATCGGCGTGCGCCTGGAGAGCGAGCTCACGGCCGCCTGAGCGGGGCGCCGGAGGTCCCGTCGCCGAGGGTCGTTCGGCCCTGGGGAGGGGGCGCGGCGGGCGGTGCAATGAAGGCGGACCGATGAGGAGTGCGTCATGAGCCACGTGGTCGTCGGATACGACGGAACGAGCGAGAGCGAGCGTGCTCTGCGCTGGGCGGTGGAGGAGGCCCGGCTCCGGCGGGTGCCGCTGACGGTGTGCCATGCCTGGCGGTGGCCGTACCCGGTCGGTCACATCGACCGCGAGGGCGTGACCATCGTCCGCCGGATGGCGGAGCACATGCTCGACCACGGTGTGGCGCTGGCGCATGACCTGGCTCCCGCTCTGAAGGTGCGCAGGCGGCTGGCCACCGGGGGCCCCTCCGGGGCGCTGCTGAACGAGGGGCCGGACGCCGAGCTGATCGTCATCGGCTCGCACCCGCCGGAGGAGATGCACGTCGGGTCCACGGCGCTGCGGGTGCCGGCCCGGGCCGACCGCCCCGTGGCGGTCGTGCGCTCGGCCGCCCCGCGCGACGGTCTGGTGGTCGTGGGCGTGGACGGTTCCCCGGGGGCGGACGCCGCGCTGGCGTTCGGATTCGAGGAGGCGGTGCTGCGCGGCTGGCGGCTGCGCGCGGTGTACGGGTGCTGGGAGCCCGGCGCCGTCCCCGATGGCGACCTGTCGCTGTTCGACGATGAGGACAAGCTCCGCCACGTGTGCGGAGCGGTGCTGGAACGGGCGGTCGCGCCCTGGCTGGTCAAGAACCCCTTCGTCCAGGCGACGACGTCGCTGGTGCTCAGATCGCCCCGTGAGGCCCTGCTGGAGGCGGCGGAGGAGGCGACGCTGACGGTGGTGGGCGCGCGAGGCACCGGCGCCGTCAGGCCTCTGACGCTCGGCGCGACGAGCGACGCGCTGCTCAAGCACGCGCCCTGCACGGTCACGATCGTCCCGCAGTGGTTCGGATGACGCCGGGCGGCGAAGAACACCGAAGGTAGGCGAGCCAAGTGAGCATGGTGACCGCGGCCGATCTGGCCGGAGAGCCGTTCTTCGACGGTATGCGGAGCCTGGACCTGACCAGGCTCGCGAAGGCGGCCCGGCACACCGACATCCCCGCGGGACGGCGCATGTTCGCGGAGTCCGCCGCGGCGGAGCGGTTCTGGCTCCTCCTCGACGGGAGCGTGGCCGTCGATCTGCACGTCCCCGAGGGCGGGACGCTCGTCATCGACACCTTCGGGCCCGGATCGGTGGTGGGCTGGTCATGGCTGTTCCGTCCGCACCGCTGGCGGTTCGGCGCGTTCGCGAGCACGCCCGTCCAGGCCATCGAGTTCGACGGCCGGCTGGTCCGGACGCTGAGCGCGGTCGACCCGTCGCTCGGGTACGAGCTGACGCGCCGCTTCGCCGAGCAGGTCGTGGGCCGCCTGGAGGCGACCCAGACCCGGCTCGCCGAGGCCGCCCCCGAAACCCTCGACCGGGCGGTGTGACCCCTCACACTGTGCGGACGTCCTGCTCGGCGGCCCGGACGCGGGGCGGGCCGAGGGCGCGGGCGATCGCGGGAAGAGCGCCTTGAGCTGCGCTGAGCCTGGTGCCATGGACGTGCCGGATCCGTAGAACGCCCCCGTAGCGCAGCACGACCCCTTCGGTCCAGACGGCGCCCAGCACGGCCTTCTCCAGATGCTCGATCGCGGCGATCATCGGGGCCATCCGGCTGACCGGCGAGCGATCCAGGGGGTCCTGTTCGGTCTTGACCGACCCGCCGGTCCGGGCATAGATGAACGCCGGGCTGGTCGGTCGTATGTACGCGATCGACGCTTCCCTGGCCGCGTTCGCACCGCGTCAGTAGCGCCCGGTAGTCATGCTGACCTCCGACGTCGATGGCATGACCAAGCTCCGTGGGGAATAGGTCCGGCTCGTCGCTGTGTGAGTCGATCGGCGGGCTGCTTGTGGTGTGATCCGCTCGATGGCTTCGAGTCGGGCCAGGCGTTCGTCCTCCCTATGGGGCAGAACGCGTGGCGTCCAGCAACACGTCAACGAGCCGTTGCGCCGCATCAGGCCGGCCGTGCGCGCGGGCGGCCTCCTCCATGTCCGCGCGCCGGATCGGGTCTGTGAGCAGCGGGCCGAGCGCCTGCCGCAACCTGTCCGCACTCACCTCGCCGGTCAGCGTGACGGCTGCGCCCGCCTCCTCCAAATGCTGGGCATTGTGGGTCTGCTCGTCGCCTGCCGAGGAGGCGAGTGGAAGGAACACCGCGGCTTTTCCCAGCGCGGTCAACTCCGCGAGCGTGCCTGCCCCGCTGCGCGAGACGACGACGTCGGCCAGGGCGAGCACGTCCGGCAGCTCGCCGCCTATATACCCCGTCCGGTAGTAGCGGGCCTGCGCCTGACGCGGCAACTGCACTGTGAGGGAGGCCAATTGCTCCACATGGCCCGGCCCGCACTGATGGATGACATTGGCCCGCTCCAGCAGCCACGGCAGCGCCCGGGCCACCAGAGTGTTGATCTGCTGTGCGCCCTGTGCGCCGCCCGTGACGTACAGGGTTGGGAGACCTCGGTCGAAACCGCTCAGGCCCAAGGCGGTGACGGCCTTGTCCGCGTTGCCGTTGAGAATCTCCGGCCGCACCGGGTTGCCCGTGACCACGGCGGCCGCGCGTACCTGACTTGGCAGCAGCTCCAGCGTCGACTCCGAAGACACCGCGATCCGTGTTGCCGCCCCGGCGAGCTTGCGGTTCGCCAGTCCCAGACGCACGGTCTGCTCGTGCAGCACGAGCGGCCGACGACATAGCCGGGCCGCCAGACCGGCCGGGACGGCGACGTACCCGCCCGTGGCCAGGACGACGTCCGGGGCGAACTCGGCGATCTTCGATCGGGCTTGGGCGACCCCGAGCGGCACGCGCGCCATGTCCTTGACGTTGGCCGGTCCGAGCAGCTTCAGCGGATTCGACGAGCGACGGATCTTGCCGGTGGCCACGGTGGTGAACGGGATTCCCTCGGCCGGGGCGACCCGCGCTTCCAAACCTTCCGCCGTACCGATCCACAACACCTCCAAAGCGCGCCCCTCACCGGCGAGTCGCTCGCGCAGCGCGCGGATCGCGGTGAGTGCCGGGTAGGTGTGGCCGCCCGTCCCACCACCAGTCACGATCAGGCGGAACGGGGTGTTCGGGGCACGGTTGATGTCGCTGGTCACGAGCATCCCATCTGCTTCGGCGGTGCGGTGCGGTGTCAATGTTGGTCGTGCAGGGTGTCCGGAGAAGGCTTCCGGAGCGTCCGAATAGATTCGATATCCTCGGATCAAATCCCTGACTCGCTACCTGTCCGTGTGCGGGGCTGCCACCGGTAGTTCCACAGTGATGCGGATCCCGCCGGCGGGGCGCGGGGTGAGGGTGAGTGTCGCGTCGTGTGCCTGAGTAATGGTCTTGACGATGGCCAGGCCGAGGCCGACACCCGCGTGGTCGCCGCGAATGCGTCCGGTGCCGCGCTGAAACGGTTCGGTGAGTGTCGGGACCAAATGTGGGGAGAGCTTCTCGCCGGTGTTCTCGACGGTGAGGACCGCGGTCTTGGGGCCGGCGCTGGTCGTGACCCACACGGTGCCCTGCTCGGGCAGGTTGTGCACGATCGCGTTGTGCACGAGGTTCGTCGTCAGCTGCAGCAGGAGCGCCTGCGAGCCGTAAGCCGGGGCGATGTCGCCGGAGGTCTCAATGATGACACCGTGCTTCTCGGCGAGCGGGAGGAGTGTCTCGGCGGCCTCCTCTACGAGCAGAGACAGGTCGACGGGTGCTTGGGCGAAGGACCTCTGGTCGACGCGGCTGAGCAGGAGCAGCGCTTCAGTGAGGTCGATCGCGCGAGTGTTGACGGCGCGAAGACGGTTGACGAGCCTGCCGGAGTCGTGTGTCGGATCGTTGTGGGCCACGTCGAGAAGTGCCTTCGAGATCGCGAGTGGGGTGCGCAGTTCGTGCGAGGCGTTGGCTGCGAATCTCTGCTGTTCGGCGACGTGTGTTTCGAGCCGGGCGAGCATGGTGTCGAAGGCGTCGGCGAGTTCACGGAACTCGTCCTGGCGGCCCGGCAGCTGGATGCGATGGGAGAGTGATCCGGTCGCGGCCGTGCGGGTGGCGTCGGTGATGCAGTTCAGCGGGGCGAGCATGCGGCCGGCGAGAAACCAACCTCCCAGGAGCCCGAATACCAGGAGAAATACCATTACTGCGGCTGCCATTGGGGCGAAACCGCGCACGAAGTCGGTGCCCGGAGTTGCCGTCCATGCCCCCTCGGTGTTGGTTTGCAGCCACCCCTGTCGTAGGAGGAATACTCCCATGGCGGCGAGCAGTAGACCGCCGGCCAGCATGAGGAATCCGGCGTAGCTGAGGGTGAGTCTGAGTCGAACGCTCAGCCCGGGCTGCCTATCCACGATCCGCCCCCACGTGCGGTGACGCGTACGGCGTTGGGGAATGGGTCTGCGTTCTCATCCCACGCGAGTACCAGGATTTCTTCGGCGCTGACGACACCGCCTTCGGCGGCGACGAGGACTTCGAGGACGGCGATCTGTTTCCAGGCGAGTGCGACGTAGGGGTCGTCTCGGCAGACCTCGCGGCGGAACGGATCCAGGCGCAGGCCTGAGATCTCTCGCAGGGGTGGCCTGGTGTGTGGACGTCTGCGGTCGAGTGCTCTGAGACCGAGCACGAACTCCTGCAACTCGAAGGGCTGCGTGAGGTGGTCGTCAGCCCGACTTCGAACCCGGGGGCCCCGTCGTCGAGACGGTCGGCGGCGGTGAGTATGAGGATCGGCATGCCGCTGCCGGAGGGGACGAGCCGTTTGGCGATCTCGTCGCCGGGAGGGCCGGGGATGTCGCGGTCGATGACAGCGATGTCGTAGGTGTTGATGTTCAGCAGTTCCAGAGTGGTGTCGCCGCCACCGGTGATATCGGCGGCCGCGTCCTTATCGGCCGGCACCACCGCCCGTGTTCTCGCGCCGTCGGCGATCGGCCGGGCGGCCTCGCCGACCGCGACCACCACGTCGGCCCGGGCGGCGGCGTACTCACCGACGGCCCGGTGCTCGGCCTCGCTGGCTTCACCCAGCTCGAGCATCTCCCCGAGGACGGCAATGCGGCGCCCACCCCCGATCGCCGCGAGCGCGTCCAGGGCGGCGCGGTTCGAGTCGGGGTTGGCGTTGTAGGAGTCGTTGAGCAGCATCGCCCCACCGGCGAGTTCGCGCAGCTCCATGCGCCATTTCGACAGCGAAGCGGTGGCCACCGCCGCCGCGGCCACATCGAGGGGGACACCGGCCACCAGCCCCGCCGCCGCGGCGGCCGACGCGTTGAGCGCTTGGTGGGCGCCCACGAGCGGCAGTGCGACGGAAGCCGAGGCGTCGGTGGTCCGCAGCGTGAAGGACGGCCGGCCGAGCCGGTCCAGGGCCAGGCCGAGCGCCCGCACGTCGGCGCGGTCCGCCCGGCCGAAGGTCAGCACCGGACCCTCGGTAAGCGAGCGCATCGCGACCACCCGGGGATCGTCGCCGTTGAGGACGGCGGTGCCGCCGGGCACCAGCCCCTGCACCAGTTCGCCCTTGGCCCTGGCGATGGCCGCGCGCGACCCGAACTCGCCGAGGTGGGCCTGGCCGACGTTGAGGACGATGGCGATGTCGGGCGCGACCAAGCCGGTGAGCTCGGCAATGTCGCCGATGTGGCGGGCTCCCATCTCAAGGACGAGGAACCGGGTGGCCGCGTCGGCGCGCAACATGGTGAGCGGCACGCCGAGTTCGTTGTTGAGCGAGCCGATCGTGGCGATCGTCGGCGCCGTACTCGAAAGCACGGCTTCCAGCAGGTCCTTGGTGCTGGTCTTGCCCTGGGAGCCGGTCAGTCCGACAACGGTCAGCCCGTCGCGCAGCCGGGCCACGACGTGGGTGGCGAGCGCCTGCAGGCCGGCCTGGGGGTCCTCGACGACGAGGGTGGGCAGCGGCGTGGGCCGGGAGCCGAGCACGGCCACCGCGCCGGCCCGGCCTGCCTGGCCGGCGTAGTCATGGCCGTCGACGTGCTCGCCGGTGAAGGCGACAAAGAGGCCGCCCGGCTCTGCCTGCCGGCCGTCGAGCACGGCCGGCGCGGTCACTGTCACGGAGTCGTCTCCCGCGACCCTGCCGCCGACGACCTTGGCGATCTCGGCGAGGCTGAGGGGGATCATGCTGTTTCCCTGTAGGTCATGCCCCCAGTCAAGGCGCCGCAGCGTATCGCCGGCATATCGAGAAACGCATACGTTTCGGCAACACCATGTCGTCTTGACTGCAGGCATGACCTACAGGGAACCGCCTCGAATCACCATCTATGGGTGCGGCCCAGATGAGGCCGTCTTGTTCCGAGAGCTGGCACCTCGCTTCGGCGTAACACTGATCATCACAGACGCACCGGCCTCCGAAGCCAATAGCGCGCTGGCATCCGGAAGCCGATGCATCAGCGTCGGCCACAAGACTCACATCACAAACGGCACTCTTCTTGCGCTTGGCCAAGCCGGCGTGATGTACATCTCTACGCGGAGCATCGGGTGCAACCACATCGATGTGGAATACGCGGGCAACGTCGGCATCAGCGTGGGAAACGTCAGCTACTCGCCGGACAGCGTGGCCGATTTCACGCTGATGCTGATGCTGATGGCGGTGCGCGACGCGAAATCCATCGTCCGGCGTGTGGAAGCGCATGATTACCGGCTGAACGAAGTGCGCGGCAAGGAACTGCGCGATCTGACCGTTGGTGTGATCGGCACAGGCAGCATTGGCGCCGCGGTGGTGGACAGGCTGCGGGGCTTCGGCTGCCGGATACTCGCCCACGACAATCGCCCCAAGACCCCTGCCGAATACGTCTCTGTCGAGGAGTTGCTGCATCAGAGCGACATGGTCACGCTCCACACACCGCTCACCCCGGATACATATCATCTGCTGAACCGGCAGCGTATCGAGCAGATGAAACAGGGCGCACTGATCATCAATACCGGACGTGGGGAGCTCGTCGACACCGGGGCCCTGGTATCGGCACTGGAAAGCGGCAGGCTCGGCGGCGCGGCATTGGATGTCGTCGAGGGTGAAGAAGGAATCTTCTACGCCGACTGTCGCACCAGGCCCATGGAAAGCAAGTCGCTGCTGCGGCTGCAAGAGCTGCCGAACGTGCTCATCAGCCCACACACCGCCTATTACACGGACCACGCCCTGCGTGACACGGTCGAGAATTCCATCGCCAACTGTCTGAAATTCGAAGGCGAGAACCAGCATGGATAAGCTGAAGGTCGGAATCATATTCGGCGGACGCTCCGAAGAGCACCCCATTTCCATCAAGTCCGCACAACAGATCGCCCGGAATCTCGACGCAGAGAAGTACGAACCGTTCTACATCGGTATCACGAAGGGCGGCGCCTGGAAGCTCTGCGACGGCCCCGACGCGGAGTGGGAGAACGGCGACTCCCGTCCCGCTGCACTGTCACCGGACAGCACCGTGCACGGACTGCTCGTCCAGCAACAGGGGCAGGAGCGGTACGAGATCATCCCCCTCGACGTCGTGCTGCCCGTGCTGCACGGCAAGTGCGGCGAGGACGGTGCGATGCAAGGGCTCCTTGATCTCTCCGGCATCCCCTACGCGGGCTGTGATGTACAGAGTTCCGCACTGTGCATGGACAAATCCCTCGCCTACATCGTGTCCAGAAGCGCGGGAATCGCCACGCCGAATTTCTGGACCGTCGCGGCCGCCCAGAACATCGACCCCGCGCAGTTCACCTATCCGGTGTTCGTTAAGCCGGCGCGTTCGGGCTCGTCCTTCGGAGTCACCAAGGTGTCCCGGCCAGAAGAACTGCAGAGCGCGGTGGAGACCGCACGACGGTACGACGCGAAGGTGCTGATCGAGGAGGCCGTCGTCGGCAGCGAGATCGGATGCGCCATCCTGGGCAACGAACTCGACCTGACGGCGGGCGAGGTGGACCGGATCGCGCTCTCCCACGGATTCTTCCGGATCCATCAGGAGGACGCACCGGAGACCGGTTCCGACAACTCGACGGCGATCGTTCCCGCCGACATCCCGGCGGAATCGCGCCTGCTCGTCCAGGAAACGGCCAAGGCTGTATATCGCGCCCTGGGGTGCAGCGGTCTCGCACGGGTGGACATGTTCCTCACGGAGGACGGAGCAGTGGTCCTCAACGAGGTGAACACCTTCCCCGGCATGACGTCGTACAGCCGTTATCCGCGGATGATGGCGGCCGCAGGAATGCCGCTCGGTGAAGTCCTCGACCGGGTCCTGTCCTTGGCCTTGACGGGGAAGAGCCGGTGAATGTGGAAAGAGCCATGAAGGACGACTTCGTCTTTATCGATGAGCTTCCATCTGGAACATCCGGAATTCGCTGGGACGCCAAGTACGCCACCTGGGACAACTTCACCGGCAAGCCCGTGGACGGGTATCTGGCCAATCGGATCGTCGGTACGAGGGCGCTGTGCGAAGCCCTGGAACGCGCGCGTGAGAAGGCCGAGACCCAGGGCTTCGGCCTGCTTCTCTGGGACGGTTACCGCCCGCAGCGCGCCGTCGACTGCTTCGTGCGCTGGTCAGAGCAGCCGGAAGACGGCCTCACGAAGAGACGGCACTATCCGAACATCAGCCGGGCCGAGATGTTCGAGCGGGGATACGTCGCCGCCAAGTCGGGTCACAGCCGGGGCAGCACCGTCGACCTCACGCTCTACGACCTCGCTTCCCAGGAGATCGTCCCCATGGGCGGTGGTCATGACCTGATGGATCCCCTCTCCCACCATGGAGCACAAGGGATCACGCAAGCCGAAGCGAGAAACCGCCAGCACCTCCGTGCCCTCATGGAGGCCTGCGGTTTCACCGCATACGACTGCGAGTGGTGGCATTACACGCTGGCCGACGAACCGTATCCGGACACCTATTTCGATTTCCCCATCACCTCCCGCTCACGTGGGTGAGCACGCCGAAAGGACGGCGTACCCCGACGCGCTGTCGGAGTGCGCCGTCTCTGGAGCCGGAACGAACGCGCTGGAGATGAGCGGCAGGAAGATCAGCGGCATCGCGTTGATGAAGATCTCTCAGTTGGGCCCGACGAGTTCGACGCGCTTGCTCAGGTCCTCGGGCAGTGCCAGGACCTGTTCCACGGTCCATGGCCCGCCCGGCGGTAGGCAAAGCTCACGTCCTTCAGCCTCCTCCCGGCTGGTGGTGACAGTCGGGTGATGGGTGGCTTGCCGCCCAGGGCCGAGTGGGGGCATGTGGTGTTGTAGTACTCGAGCCAGGAGCGGCGGGCTTGGGTCCGCTGTGAGTTGCTGCTGTAGGGCGCCGATCAACCGGATGCCTAACTCGACTTGAGCCCCGCCCACGTTCGCCGGCCGAGAAGTACCGCGTCCCGGCCGCCTTCCAGCAGGCCTGCACCCAACTCGGCGCCCGACAGAAGTCCACCCGGCCCCGCCCTGACTTGGCTCAAGATCGCTGATCTTGGGTAGGGTGCTGGCTGTTGAGCTGCGGTTTCGTCGTGTGAACGGCGAAAATCTGCGCACTAAGCGGCCGGTTCTAGGGGTCTGCCCATCGCTTCCCGGTTACGGCTTCAGCGACAAGCCGGCCGCGCCGGGGTGGGGGATCGAGCGGATATCCGACGCGTGGTGCGAGCTGATGGCCCGGCTCGGCTACCGGCGGTTCGGCGCCCAGGGCAGCGACTGGGGCACCAGCATCGCCACGAGCATCGGTCAACGGCAACCCGATCGGGTCGTCGGCATCCATCTCATGCCGCCGCTCGCACCGCCCGATCCGGCCACGTTGGACGACCTCACCGGTGCCGAGCGGGCGGCGCTCGCGACACTGCGGGAGGCGGACGAATGGGGCTCCGGATACTCGGCGCAGCAGTCGACCCGGCCGCAGACGGTCGGCTACGGGCTGGTCGACTCGCCGGCCGCCCTCTGCGCCTGGATCGTCGAGA is a genomic window of Actinomadura citrea containing:
- a CDS encoding sensor histidine kinase — protein: MLAGGLLLAAMGVFLLRQGWLQTNTEGAWTATPGTDFVRGFAPMAAAVMVFLLVFGLLGGWFLAGRMLAPLNCITDATRTAATGSLSHRIQLPGRQDEFRELADAFDTMLARLETHVAEQQRFAANASHELRTPLAISKALLDVAHNDPTHDSGRLVNRLRAVNTRAIDLTEALLLLSRVDQRSFAQAPVDLSLLVEEAAETLLPLAEKHGVIIETSGDIAPAYGSQALLLQLTTNLVHNAIVHNLPEQGTVWVTTSAGPKTAVLTVENTGEKLSPHLVPTLTEPFQRGTGRIRGDHAGVGLGLAIVKTITQAHDATLTLTPRPAGGIRITVELPVAAPHTDR
- the vanH gene encoding D-lactate dehydrogenase VanH — its product is MTYREPPRITIYGCGPDEAVLFRELAPRFGVTLIITDAPASEANSALASGSRCISVGHKTHITNGTLLALGQAGVMYISTRSIGCNHIDVEYAGNVGISVGNVSYSPDSVADFTLMLMLMAVRDAKSIVRRVEAHDYRLNEVRGKELRDLTVGVIGTGSIGAAVVDRLRGFGCRILAHDNRPKTPAEYVSVEELLHQSDMVTLHTPLTPDTYHLLNRQRIEQMKQGALIINTGRGELVDTGALVSALESGRLGGAALDVVEGEEGIFYADCRTRPMESKSLLRLQELPNVLISPHTAYYTDHALRDTVENSIANCLKFEGENQHG
- the vanA gene encoding D-alanine--(R)-lactate ligase translates to MDKLKVGIIFGGRSEEHPISIKSAQQIARNLDAEKYEPFYIGITKGGAWKLCDGPDAEWENGDSRPAALSPDSTVHGLLVQQQGQERYEIIPLDVVLPVLHGKCGEDGAMQGLLDLSGIPYAGCDVQSSALCMDKSLAYIVSRSAGIATPNFWTVAAAQNIDPAQFTYPVFVKPARSGSSFGVTKVSRPEELQSAVETARRYDAKVLIEEAVVGSEIGCAILGNELDLTAGEVDRIALSHGFFRIHQEDAPETGSDNSTAIVPADIPAESRLLVQETAKAVYRALGCSGLARVDMFLTEDGAVVLNEVNTFPGMTSYSRYPRMMAAAGMPLGEVLDRVLSLALTGKSR
- the vanX gene encoding D-Ala-D-Ala dipeptidase VanX, which codes for MKDDFVFIDELPSGTSGIRWDAKYATWDNFTGKPVDGYLANRIVGTRALCEALERAREKAETQGFGLLLWDGYRPQRAVDCFVRWSEQPEDGLTKRRHYPNISRAEMFERGYVAAKSGHSRGSTVDLTLYDLASQEIVPMGGGHDLMDPLSHHGAQGITQAEARNRQHLRALMEACGFTAYDCEWWHYTLADEPYPDTYFDFPITSRSRG
- a CDS encoding alpha/beta fold hydrolase, with product MLAVELRFRRVNGENLRTKRPVLGVCPSLPGYGFSDKPAAPGWGIERISDAWCELMARLGYRRFGAQGSDWGTSIATSIGQRQPDRVVGIHLMPPLAPPDPATLDDLTGAERAALATLREADEWGSGYSAQQSTRPQTVGYGLVDSPAALCAWIVEKFWSWTDSGGDLHRVITRDELLDNLMLYWLPGTGASSARLYWESLRQVNG